A stretch of the Aminipila terrae genome encodes the following:
- a CDS encoding LCP family protein — protein sequence MNRAEKKQRAREREARARQWEAERAGYDYEEYQVIPSAKTGNKGKMKNKKQTSNGKIFLRTFFIAFVILTVGGLGVTSLIGKVADIKPFDPGKEYTPVLEDELKLESLVDENSPFFQSFKDSKRANVLLLGVNGGLTDTIMLVSFDMDNKKVDVISVPRDTYYERKGSEGLAEKKLNAAYKGNPVNTAKAVSKLLCGMPINYYAVIEYDGVKKIVNSMGGVPMNIPDINHKGGMYYTDPYDKPPLKIALKAGQQTLDGEHAVQFLRFRHGYAEGDLGRVKAQQEFIKSAFKQCIGLNLPSVAKTVFQNVDSDITLGTALGLATKAMGISESDIKTYTLPNNPDPEPPYYVYPDKKKTEDMIREIYSVQTEKTTDGAVTTD from the coding sequence ATGAACAGAGCTGAGAAGAAGCAAAGGGCAAGAGAAAGAGAAGCCAGAGCACGGCAGTGGGAAGCAGAACGAGCAGGTTATGATTATGAAGAGTATCAGGTTATACCATCTGCTAAAACAGGAAATAAGGGTAAAATGAAAAATAAAAAACAAACCAGTAATGGAAAGATATTTTTAAGAACTTTTTTTATCGCATTTGTTATTTTAACGGTAGGTGGTTTAGGGGTTACCTCACTAATTGGGAAAGTGGCGGATATTAAGCCTTTTGACCCAGGAAAAGAATATACTCCCGTACTGGAAGATGAATTGAAACTGGAATCTCTGGTAGATGAAAACAGTCCATTTTTTCAATCTTTTAAAGACTCTAAAAGGGCAAACGTCCTTTTACTTGGCGTAAATGGCGGATTAACAGATACAATTATGCTGGTAAGTTTTGATATGGATAATAAAAAGGTAGATGTAATCTCCGTACCAAGAGATACATATTACGAAAGAAAAGGCAGCGAAGGACTGGCTGAAAAAAAATTAAATGCTGCATACAAGGGCAATCCGGTCAATACGGCAAAGGCTGTAAGTAAACTGCTTTGTGGTATGCCAATTAATTATTATGCCGTTATTGAATATGATGGCGTTAAAAAAATAGTCAATTCCATGGGCGGAGTTCCTATGAACATTCCGGATATAAACCATAAGGGGGGTATGTATTATACAGACCCATATGATAAGCCGCCTTTGAAAATTGCATTAAAAGCAGGACAACAGACCCTTGATGGGGAACATGCTGTTCAATTTTTAAGGTTCAGGCATGGATATGCGGAAGGTGATCTGGGAAGAGTAAAAGCCCAGCAGGAGTTTATAAAAAGTGCATTCAAACAGTGCATCGGCCTGAATCTTCCTTCTGTTGCCAAGACTGTTTTTCAGAATGTGGATTCCGATATTACTCTGGGAACCGCTTTAGGTCTGGCAACCAAAGCAATGGGCATTTCTGAGAGTGATATAAAAACCTATACGCTTCCAAACAATCCGGATCCGGAGCCACCATACTATGTTTATCCAGATAAGAAGAAAACAGAAGATATGATAAGAGAGATTTACTCGGTTCAGACAGAAAAAACCACTGATGGTGCAGTAACAACAGACTAA
- a CDS encoding LCP family protein: MNNKKQFAKFFLISFVIFTVALMPVRFTLGKVGEVRIFGGNESLMKDMDYIVDKSGPYYGMFSKSERVNILVLGDNDGLTDTIMLASYDMKNQKLDVISVPRDTYYPRKHYKGAAAQKINAVYGSEGVIGTAKAVSDTLLGIPINYYAVIEFSDVEKIVDKIGGVPMDIPFTMKYDDPYDKPPLHIYIVKGQQTLDGKKAVQFLRYRHGYPEGDIGRVKAQQQFIQSALKQAIGPELPGVVKLGLKEIDSDITLGMATKIATKAINLDTKNMTTYLTPGGPKTVNGASYWFADTAKTGEMIEKIYKTPTEKESESQNDTE; this comes from the coding sequence ATGAATAATAAAAAGCAATTTGCAAAATTTTTTCTAATATCATTTGTAATATTTACAGTAGCCCTTATGCCAGTGCGATTTACACTGGGGAAAGTGGGAGAGGTTCGTATATTCGGGGGAAACGAATCACTCATGAAGGACATGGATTATATCGTTGATAAAAGTGGTCCTTATTATGGCATGTTTTCAAAGAGTGAGCGTGTAAATATTTTAGTATTGGGTGATAATGATGGGTTGACAGATACCATTATGCTTGCAAGCTATGATATGAAAAATCAAAAACTGGATGTTATCTCTGTGCCCCGAGATACATATTATCCAAGGAAACATTACAAAGGCGCTGCTGCGCAGAAAATCAATGCAGTTTATGGCAGTGAAGGAGTTATCGGTACAGCTAAGGCTGTCAGTGATACATTATTGGGCATTCCCATTAATTATTATGCAGTCATTGAGTTTAGTGATGTAGAAAAAATAGTAGACAAAATAGGGGGAGTTCCTATGGACATACCATTTACCATGAAGTATGACGATCCATATGACAAACCTCCACTCCACATATATATTGTGAAAGGACAACAGACTCTGGATGGAAAGAAGGCTGTTCAATTCCTGAGATACAGACACGGTTATCCCGAAGGGGATATTGGAAGAGTAAAAGCTCAGCAGCAGTTTATTCAGTCAGCCTTAAAGCAGGCAATTGGACCAGAACTTCCGGGTGTAGTGAAGCTGGGATTAAAGGAAATCGATTCAGATATAACCCTGGGCATGGCAACTAAAATTGCTACAAAAGCCATTAATCTGGATACCAAAAATATGACTACTTATCTGACCCCAGGTGGCCCTAAGACAGTGAATGGGGCATCTTACTGGTTTGCAGATACTGCTAAAACTGGTGAAATGATTGAGAAAATTTACAAAACTCCAACAGAAAAAGAATCAGAAAGCCAGAATGATACAGAGTAA
- a CDS encoding 3-hydroxybutyryl-CoA dehydrogenase: MKKIGVLGTGTMGAGIIQVLAQNGYEVVIRARREASVEKGIATVSKNLDRLVAKEKITAEAKEEIMGRIHGSTDIAIVKDADLIMEAATEDMDSKKALFKELDELCKPETIIATNTSALSITEIAAATNRPDRIIGMHFFNPVPAMKLVEIVKGLTTSEETRTTIVDLAKSLGKTPVDVAEAPGFVVNRILIPMINEAVGILADGVANAEGIDEAMKLGANHPMGPLALGDLIGLDVCLAIMETLYKEFGDTKYRPHPLLTKMVRANKLGRKTGVGFFDYSK, encoded by the coding sequence ATGAAGAAAATTGGTGTATTAGGAACAGGCACGATGGGTGCCGGAATTATTCAGGTTCTTGCCCAGAATGGTTATGAGGTTGTAATCAGGGCCAGAAGAGAAGCTTCTGTTGAAAAGGGTATTGCAACAGTTAGTAAGAACTTAGACAGACTAGTTGCAAAGGAAAAAATCACTGCGGAGGCTAAAGAAGAAATCATGGGTAGGATCCATGGCTCAACAGACATTGCCATCGTAAAGGATGCTGACCTTATCATGGAAGCTGCTACAGAAGACATGGATTCAAAGAAAGCATTGTTTAAAGAATTAGATGAGCTTTGCAAGCCGGAGACCATTATTGCTACCAACACATCCGCTCTTTCAATCACTGAAATCGCAGCTGCAACTAACAGACCTGACAGGATTATCGGAATGCATTTCTTTAATCCGGTTCCAGCTATGAAACTGGTTGAAATTGTTAAAGGACTTACCACTTCAGAAGAAACAAGAACTACTATTGTTGATCTTGCAAAATCTTTAGGAAAGACTCCTGTAGATGTTGCAGAAGCTCCTGGATTTGTTGTAAACAGAATCTTAATTCCAATGATCAACGAAGCTGTTGGTATCCTTGCTGATGGCGTAGCTAATGCAGAGGGTATTGATGAAGCTATGAAACTGGGTGCGAACCATCCAATGGGACCTCTTGCATTAGGGGATCTGATTGGACTGGATGTTTGTCTGGCTATCATGGAAACTCTATACAAAGAATTTGGTGATACAAAATACAGACCTCATCCATTACTTACAAAAATGGTAAGAGCAAATAAGCTGGGAAGAAAGACTGGTGTCGGCTTCTTCGATTACAGCAAATAA